Proteins encoded together in one Microbacterium sp. ABRD28 window:
- a CDS encoding thiamine-binding protein translates to MLVAFSVAPSGTGRSDGSVHDAVAAAVRVVRSSGLAHRTTSMFTEVEGEWDEVMDVVKRATEAVLPFGSRVSLVLKADIRPGRTGEIEAKIDRLERALGEESDPHAEA, encoded by the coding sequence ATGCTCGTCGCCTTCTCCGTCGCTCCGAGCGGCACCGGCCGCTCCGACGGCTCCGTCCACGACGCCGTCGCCGCCGCCGTCCGGGTGGTGCGCAGCTCGGGGCTTGCGCACCGCACCACGTCGATGTTCACCGAGGTCGAGGGGGAGTGGGACGAGGTGATGGATGTCGTCAAGCGAGCCACCGAGGCGGTCCTGCCCTTCGGCTCGCGGGTGTCGCTCGTTCTCAAGGCCGACATCCGTCCGGGGCGCACGGGCGAGATCGAGGCCAAGATCGACCGCCTGGAGCGCGCGCTCGGCGAGGAATCCGACCCGCACGCAGAGGCGTGA
- a CDS encoding M4 family metallopeptidase: protein MRAIIPPYLLARIASVNEPTFAHAAAAARATLQATPPYRITRSRLRLSIGDDGTITAETAPAPDRTISDAGGREVLPGRRVRGEDDPATGDAAVDEAFDGLGITFDAFWDAFDRNGIDGDGGQLLATVHYGRDYDNAFWNGERMVFGDGDGEVFTGFTGSLTVIAHELAHGVIEAAGGLEYQDQSGALNESLADVFGVLVEQHHLDQTAEEASWLIGAGIFTPAVQGRALRSLAAPGTAYDDDILGRDPQPGHMDDYVVTADDNGGVHINSGIPNRAFHLCATALGGYAWERAGRVWYLALTSGTLSPTADFSEFAAATVATAQSEYGGSSEEAAAVRAAWAGVGVDLAG, encoded by the coding sequence ATGCGCGCGATCATCCCTCCCTATCTCCTCGCCCGGATCGCCTCCGTGAACGAGCCGACCTTCGCCCACGCGGCCGCCGCGGCGCGCGCCACCCTGCAGGCCACCCCGCCGTACCGCATCACCCGGAGTCGGCTGCGCCTGTCCATCGGCGATGACGGCACGATCACCGCCGAGACCGCCCCCGCGCCCGACCGCACGATCTCCGATGCCGGCGGTCGCGAGGTGCTCCCCGGTCGCCGCGTGCGCGGCGAGGACGACCCCGCCACCGGTGACGCCGCCGTCGACGAGGCCTTCGACGGGCTCGGCATCACCTTCGACGCGTTCTGGGACGCCTTCGACCGCAACGGCATCGACGGTGACGGCGGCCAGCTGCTGGCGACCGTGCACTACGGCCGCGACTACGACAACGCCTTCTGGAACGGTGAGCGCATGGTCTTCGGCGACGGCGACGGCGAGGTGTTCACCGGCTTCACCGGCTCGCTCACCGTCATCGCCCACGAACTCGCGCACGGCGTCATCGAGGCCGCCGGCGGCCTCGAATACCAGGACCAGTCCGGCGCGCTGAACGAATCGCTCGCCGACGTGTTCGGCGTGCTCGTCGAGCAGCACCACCTCGACCAGACCGCCGAAGAGGCCAGCTGGCTCATCGGCGCGGGGATCTTCACCCCCGCGGTGCAGGGGCGGGCCCTGCGATCGCTCGCGGCGCCGGGAACCGCGTACGACGACGACATCCTCGGCCGCGACCCGCAGCCGGGGCACATGGACGACTACGTCGTGACCGCCGATGACAACGGCGGCGTCCACATCAACTCCGGCATCCCGAACCGGGCATTCCACCTGTGCGCCACCGCGCTCGGCGGTTACGCCTGGGAGCGCGCGGGGCGCGTGTGGTACCTCGCCCTGACGTCGGGCACTCTCTCCCCCACCGCGGACTTCTCCGAGTTCGCCGCCGCGACGGTGGCCACCGCCCAGTCGGAGTACGGTGGATCATCCGAAGAAGCAGCGGCCGTTCGCGCCGCCTGGGCGGGCGTCGGGGTCGATCTCGCCGGGTAG
- a CDS encoding SDR family oxidoreductase — translation MARFLLIAASSGIGQATAEILRESGHEVVTTARGDDTITPDHVVDATDFAAVDEVFAAAGDLDGVACFAGSLLLKPAHLTTAEEYDEVIAASLTTAFATVRGAGKHLKRGGSVVLVSSAAALHGTANHEAIAAAKSGVVGLALSSAATYASRNLRVNAVAPGLTETSLTASLTETEGARKVSEAMHALGRLGKPDDVARAVAFLLDPANDWITGQVLAVDGGLARVRPRMKV, via the coding sequence ATGGCGCGCTTCCTTCTCATCGCCGCTTCGAGCGGCATCGGTCAGGCCACGGCGGAGATCCTCCGTGAGAGCGGACACGAGGTCGTCACGACCGCGCGCGGGGATGACACCATCACCCCCGACCACGTCGTCGACGCCACCGACTTCGCTGCTGTCGACGAGGTGTTCGCCGCAGCGGGTGACCTCGACGGCGTCGCCTGCTTCGCCGGATCGCTGCTGCTCAAGCCCGCGCATCTGACGACGGCCGAGGAGTACGACGAGGTGATCGCCGCATCGCTCACGACCGCCTTCGCGACGGTGCGGGGTGCGGGAAAGCACCTCAAACGCGGAGGATCGGTGGTGCTCGTGTCATCCGCGGCGGCTCTGCACGGAACGGCCAATCACGAGGCCATCGCCGCCGCGAAATCAGGGGTGGTCGGTCTTGCTCTCTCGTCCGCCGCGACCTACGCGTCGCGCAACCTGCGGGTGAACGCGGTCGCCCCGGGACTCACCGAGACGTCGCTGACGGCGTCGCTGACCGAGACCGAGGGGGCGCGGAAGGTGTCGGAGGCCATGCACGCCCTCGGGCGGCTGGGCAAGCCCGACGACGTCGCCCGAGCGGTGGCCTTCCTCCTCGACCCGGCGAACGACTGGATCACCGGGCAGGTGCTGGCCGTCGACGGAGGCCTCGCGCGGGTGCGCCCGCGCATGAAGGTCTGA
- a CDS encoding GAF domain-containing sensor histidine kinase — translation MNTAQDATRREIIAQYGIVGEPPEPDLEGLVQLAATISGVSTAVINIIDDRHQHQIATVGISPAVCAREDSMCAVVFEGAQRVVVSDARRDERFAENPFVTGDVARIRFYASSPLVTPGGVAIGTLCVFDDDPGVLTEEQGHALDVLAHQVVDVLELRRLARELKRSNEALEGFARQVSHDLRNPLTAISGFLELAVDSPELAEAPVAARAIERAEAAAQRMSEMLDDLLAFARVGGVPPATARVDVGELLEEIQDDLHSALSESGARIDVTASADIEGDRTMLRVLVENLVANAVKFANAAGGRPHVDVHVERSASGIRLIVDDDGPGIPEDDRERVFGLMERGRNALAPGLGIGLATCRRIAEAHGGQIGISDSPLGGARVWVVLPGSDRFEPAAV, via the coding sequence GTGAACACAGCTCAGGACGCGACGCGCCGAGAGATCATCGCGCAGTACGGCATCGTCGGGGAGCCCCCCGAGCCCGACCTCGAGGGTCTGGTGCAGCTGGCCGCGACCATCTCGGGAGTGTCGACCGCGGTGATCAACATCATCGATGATCGGCACCAGCATCAGATCGCCACCGTGGGGATCTCTCCCGCCGTCTGCGCACGAGAAGACTCGATGTGCGCGGTCGTCTTCGAGGGCGCCCAGCGGGTGGTCGTCAGTGACGCCCGTCGCGATGAGCGGTTCGCCGAGAATCCCTTCGTCACCGGCGACGTCGCGCGCATCAGGTTCTACGCCTCGAGTCCGCTGGTGACGCCGGGGGGAGTCGCGATCGGAACGCTGTGCGTCTTCGACGACGATCCCGGCGTGCTCACCGAGGAACAGGGCCACGCGCTCGATGTCCTCGCCCATCAGGTGGTCGACGTGCTGGAGCTGCGCAGACTTGCGCGCGAGCTCAAGCGATCCAACGAGGCGCTGGAGGGCTTCGCCCGCCAGGTCAGTCATGATCTGCGCAACCCCCTCACCGCGATCAGCGGTTTTCTCGAACTCGCCGTCGACAGTCCCGAGCTCGCCGAGGCGCCGGTTGCGGCCCGCGCGATCGAGAGGGCGGAGGCTGCGGCTCAGCGGATGTCCGAAATGCTGGATGACCTCCTCGCCTTCGCGCGCGTGGGTGGCGTCCCGCCCGCGACGGCGAGGGTCGATGTCGGCGAGCTCCTGGAGGAGATCCAGGACGATCTGCACTCGGCGCTCAGCGAGAGCGGTGCCCGCATCGATGTCACGGCGTCGGCCGACATCGAAGGAGACCGCACCATGCTCCGCGTGCTGGTGGAGAATCTCGTCGCCAACGCCGTGAAGTTCGCCAACGCCGCGGGCGGAAGGCCCCACGTCGACGTCCACGTGGAGCGATCGGCATCCGGCATCCGGCTCATCGTCGACGACGACGGACCCGGCATCCCGGAAGACGACAGGGAGCGGGTCTTCGGGCTGATGGAACGAGGCCGCAACGCCCTCGCTCCGGGACTGGGGATCGGACTGGCCACTTGCCGCCGCATCGCCGAAGCGCACGGCGGACAGATCGGCATCAGCGATTCCCCGCTCGGTGGCGCACGCGTGTGGGTGGTTCTGCCCGGATCTGACAGATTCGAGCCCGCCGCCGTCTGA
- a CDS encoding GNAT family N-acetyltransferase, producing MLEEEYETARRRLPRHLRRRPEPERPFSFEIRPVADGDIPDIREIYNYYVTNSVVTFDEKKWSIAQWREKVAHLKKLGLPFLVAESPSGQILGYAYVQPMSSKSAYRYSVENSIYLGQAATGKGLGRALLEALIVACEQAGIREMVAVISDKGAEASIALHEKMGFEEVGRMGRVGFKFGRWLGTVYLQKSLKPVKKRRALFGR from the coding sequence ATGCTGGAGGAGGAATACGAGACGGCGAGACGCCGCCTTCCCCGTCATCTTCGCCGCCGGCCCGAGCCGGAGCGCCCGTTCTCCTTCGAGATCCGTCCGGTCGCCGACGGCGACATCCCCGATATCCGGGAGATCTACAACTACTACGTCACCAACTCGGTGGTCACCTTCGATGAGAAGAAGTGGTCGATCGCGCAGTGGCGCGAGAAGGTGGCTCACCTGAAGAAGCTGGGGCTGCCCTTCCTCGTCGCCGAGTCGCCGTCGGGTCAGATCCTCGGGTACGCGTACGTGCAGCCGATGTCGAGCAAGTCGGCGTATCGGTATTCGGTGGAGAACTCCATCTACCTCGGGCAGGCCGCGACCGGGAAGGGACTCGGGCGGGCGCTGCTGGAGGCGCTGATCGTCGCCTGCGAGCAGGCCGGCATCCGGGAGATGGTGGCCGTGATCAGCGACAAGGGGGCCGAGGCCTCCATCGCTCTGCACGAGAAGATGGGCTTCGAAGAGGTCGGCCGCATGGGCCGGGTCGGCTTCAAGTTCGGCCGGTGGCTCGGGACGGTGTACCTGCAGAAGTCGCTGAAGCCGGTGAAGAAGCGGCGGGCGCTCTTCGGTCGGTGA
- a CDS encoding glycosyltransferase 87 family protein: MSKRAVLWVAFVLVHVAVAVLGFLQPNQPMGDVYMVYEPWASRAAAADGVVGITETWVYPALALAPIFVTHVLAPVFGSYLVAWPVVVTALDAAAFALLVGRGRSQGRTVAAWFWLVFILGLGPVGMYRLDAITVPLAVAGCLWLLTRPRLAAVLLAAATWIKVWPAALLVAAVIAVRRRLALVGGAAALSALVIGVVVAVGGAAHLFGFVFDQTERGLQVEAPVSAFWLWRAVAGFADSRVFYDDEILTWQVTGPGAAAVSDAMTAVMVAAVALVAAIGALRVRRGIPFLRVFPALALSLVLVFIVTNKVGSPQYLTWIIAPLVVGLVLDRDRWWSPACLALVSAALTQLIYPLWYDRVLGGDPIAVGALTLRNVLLVALLTWSVTLLARTPRRVPAPAVVDALA, translated from the coding sequence GTGTCGAAGCGGGCGGTGCTCTGGGTCGCGTTCGTGCTGGTGCACGTCGCGGTGGCGGTGCTCGGCTTCCTCCAGCCCAATCAGCCCATGGGCGACGTGTACATGGTCTACGAGCCGTGGGCGAGCCGTGCGGCGGCGGCCGACGGGGTCGTCGGGATCACCGAGACCTGGGTCTACCCCGCCCTGGCGCTGGCGCCGATCTTCGTCACCCACGTGCTCGCGCCGGTGTTCGGCTCATACCTCGTCGCCTGGCCCGTCGTCGTCACCGCCCTCGATGCCGCCGCCTTCGCGCTCCTCGTCGGGCGGGGCCGGTCGCAGGGCCGCACGGTGGCGGCCTGGTTCTGGCTGGTGTTCATCCTGGGGCTCGGTCCGGTGGGGATGTACCGACTGGACGCGATCACCGTGCCCCTGGCCGTCGCGGGCTGCCTCTGGCTTCTGACCAGACCCCGGCTGGCGGCGGTGCTCCTGGCCGCGGCGACCTGGATCAAGGTCTGGCCGGCGGCGCTGCTCGTGGCCGCCGTCATCGCGGTACGCCGTCGCCTCGCGCTCGTCGGCGGTGCCGCAGCGCTGTCGGCGCTGGTGATCGGGGTCGTCGTCGCCGTCGGCGGAGCCGCGCACCTCTTCGGCTTCGTCTTCGACCAGACCGAGCGGGGCCTGCAGGTCGAGGCGCCGGTCAGCGCCTTCTGGCTGTGGCGGGCCGTGGCGGGCTTCGCCGACTCCCGGGTGTTCTACGACGACGAGATCCTGACCTGGCAGGTGACGGGCCCCGGGGCAGCCGCGGTGAGCGATGCGATGACCGCCGTGATGGTGGCGGCTGTCGCTCTGGTGGCGGCGATCGGAGCGCTGCGCGTTCGCCGTGGCATCCCGTTCCTGCGGGTCTTCCCGGCTCTCGCGCTCAGCCTCGTGCTGGTCTTCATCGTGACAAACAAGGTCGGTTCGCCGCAGTACCTCACGTGGATCATCGCGCCCCTCGTCGTCGGGCTCGTCCTCGACCGTGACCGCTGGTGGTCGCCCGCCTGCCTGGCCCTTGTGAGCGCCGCCCTCACCCAGCTGATCTATCCGCTCTGGTACGACCGCGTGCTCGGTGGCGACCCGATCGCCGTCGGCGCGCTGACGCTGCGCAATGTCCTGCTCGTGGCGCTCCTGACGTGGAGCGTGACGCTGCTCGCGCGAACGCCCCGGCGCGTGCCGGCCCCTGCCGTCGTCGACGCCCTGGCCTGA
- a CDS encoding protealysin inhibitor emfourin, with amino-acid sequence MSDQTDGGGPSGEAIVVILVERTGGVTGIPRRWRAELEGDDASSWLPLIDACPWDAAPRPTRGADRFRWRVHATSHGADREAEFGDADLEGPWQTLVERVREHGRPG; translated from the coding sequence ATGAGCGATCAGACGGACGGGGGCGGGCCCAGCGGGGAGGCGATCGTGGTGATCCTGGTGGAGCGCACCGGCGGTGTCACCGGCATCCCCCGTCGATGGCGCGCAGAGCTCGAGGGCGACGACGCGTCATCCTGGCTTCCTCTCATCGACGCCTGCCCCTGGGACGCGGCACCGCGCCCGACGCGTGGAGCTGATCGATTCCGCTGGCGGGTGCACGCGACCTCGCACGGCGCCGATCGTGAGGCCGAGTTCGGCGATGCCGATCTGGAAGGACCATGGCAGACCCTCGTGGAGCGCGTGCGCGAGCACGGACGCCCCGGCTGA
- a CDS encoding bifunctional o-acetylhomoserine/o-acetylserine sulfhydrylase has translation MSAPENWRFETKQIHSGAQPDPVTKARATPIYQTTSYVFDNTDHAANLFALAEFGNIYTRIQNPTQDVVEQRIAALEGGTGALLVSSGQAAETFAILNLAEAGDHFVSSSSIYGGTYNLFKYTLAKLGIEVTFVENQDDAEEWRRAVRPNTKAFFAETIGNPKINVLDIRTVADVAHEAGVPLIVDNTIATPYLIRPFEHGADIVLHSATKFLGGHGTVIGGVIVDGGSFEWSKHVDRFPGFTEPDPSYHGASYTAAVGDGLAYIIKARVQLLRDLGSSISPNSAWLLLQGIETLSLRIERHVQNAQEIAEWLENQSDVASVNYSGLPTSPWYAAANRYAPKGVGAVLSFELKGGVDAGREFVNSLTLFSHLANIGDVRSLVIHPASTTHSQLTPEQQLTAGVTPGLVRLSVGIENVDDLKADLEQALAAARRVSEAARA, from the coding sequence ATGTCCGCACCCGAGAACTGGCGTTTCGAGACCAAGCAGATCCACTCGGGCGCACAGCCCGACCCGGTGACGAAGGCCCGCGCCACGCCCATCTACCAGACCACGTCGTACGTGTTCGACAACACCGATCACGCCGCCAACCTCTTCGCGCTGGCCGAGTTCGGAAACATCTACACCCGCATCCAGAACCCCACGCAGGATGTCGTCGAGCAGCGCATCGCGGCGCTCGAGGGCGGCACCGGCGCCTTGCTGGTCTCCAGCGGCCAGGCGGCCGAGACCTTCGCGATCCTCAACCTCGCCGAGGCGGGCGACCACTTCGTCTCCTCCAGCTCGATCTACGGCGGCACCTACAACCTGTTCAAGTACACCCTGGCCAAGCTCGGCATCGAGGTCACCTTCGTCGAGAACCAGGATGACGCCGAGGAGTGGCGCCGCGCGGTGCGGCCGAACACCAAGGCGTTCTTCGCCGAGACGATCGGCAACCCCAAGATCAACGTCCTCGACATCCGCACCGTCGCCGACGTCGCGCACGAGGCGGGAGTCCCGCTCATCGTCGACAACACCATCGCGACGCCCTACCTCATCCGCCCGTTCGAGCACGGCGCCGACATCGTGCTGCACTCGGCGACGAAGTTCCTCGGCGGCCACGGTACCGTGATCGGCGGCGTGATCGTCGACGGCGGATCGTTCGAGTGGTCCAAGCACGTCGACCGCTTCCCCGGGTTCACCGAGCCCGACCCGTCGTACCACGGAGCGAGCTACACCGCAGCCGTCGGCGACGGCCTGGCCTACATCATCAAGGCCCGCGTGCAGCTGCTGCGGGACCTCGGATCGTCCATCTCGCCGAACAGCGCCTGGCTGCTCCTGCAGGGCATCGAGACGCTGTCGCTGCGCATCGAGCGTCACGTGCAGAACGCGCAGGAGATCGCCGAGTGGCTCGAGAACCAGTCCGACGTGGCGTCGGTGAACTACTCGGGCCTGCCCACCTCGCCCTGGTACGCCGCGGCGAACCGCTACGCCCCGAAGGGTGTGGGCGCGGTGCTGTCCTTCGAGTTGAAGGGCGGTGTGGATGCAGGCCGCGAGTTCGTGAACTCGCTCACGCTGTTCAGCCACCTCGCCAACATCGGCGACGTGCGCTCGCTCGTCATCCACCCCGCCTCGACCACCCACTCGCAGCTCACGCCCGAGCAGCAGCTGACCGCCGGGGTGACCCCGGGGCTCGTGCGCCTGTCGGTGGGGATCGAGAACGTCGATGACCTCAAGGCCGACCTCGAGCAGGCCCTCGCCGCTGCGCGCCGGGTCTCGGAGGCCGCGCGCGCCTGA
- a CDS encoding SDR family oxidoreductase, with translation MTDATPTDAAHRPTARRAVVTGASSGIGEATARKLRALGWDVVAVARRAERLAALENEIGAVAFAADLTAAADVEALAEWLAETGPVDALVNVAGGARGTDRVEDGDPDDWQWMFEVNVLATQRLTAALLPLLRRAAADRAAHADVVFVTSTAAQIAYAGGAGYNAAKAGQSMIAHALRLEVNGEPLRVIEIAPGMVQTEEFTLNRLGGDRAAADRVYEDVQAPLTADDVADVIGYALSAPGHVNLDLVTMRPVAQSAQHLLARGPLHVRTAG, from the coding sequence ATGACCGATGCCACGCCGACGGATGCCGCACATCGACCGACCGCCCGACGCGCGGTGGTGACCGGAGCGAGTTCGGGGATCGGCGAGGCGACGGCGCGGAAGCTCCGGGCGCTCGGCTGGGACGTGGTCGCCGTGGCCCGACGTGCCGAGCGCCTCGCCGCACTGGAGAACGAGATCGGTGCGGTCGCCTTCGCCGCCGATCTCACCGCCGCCGCCGATGTCGAGGCGCTCGCCGAGTGGCTGGCCGAGACGGGGCCGGTCGACGCGCTCGTCAATGTCGCCGGGGGCGCGCGCGGCACCGATCGCGTCGAGGACGGCGACCCCGACGACTGGCAGTGGATGTTCGAGGTCAACGTGCTCGCCACGCAGCGCCTCACCGCCGCCCTGCTGCCGCTGCTGCGCCGCGCCGCCGCCGATCGGGCAGCTCACGCCGACGTGGTCTTCGTCACCTCGACGGCCGCGCAGATCGCCTACGCCGGCGGTGCCGGATACAACGCCGCGAAGGCGGGACAGTCGATGATCGCGCATGCGCTGCGCCTCGAGGTCAACGGCGAGCCGCTCCGGGTCATCGAGATCGCGCCGGGCATGGTGCAGACCGAGGAGTTCACTCTCAATCGCCTCGGCGGTGATCGCGCCGCGGCCGACCGGGTGTACGAGGACGTCCAGGCGCCGCTCACCGCCGACGACGTCGCGGACGTCATCGGGTACGCGCTGTCGGCGCCGGGGCACGTCAACCTCGACCTCGTCACGATGCGACCGGTCGCGCAGTCGGCGCAGCACCTGCTGGCTCGCGGGCCGCTGCACGTGCGCACTGCCGGCTGA
- a CDS encoding NUDIX domain-containing protein yields the protein MTGSATHEPGASAAADRLARVLADAAGQSRPRAERDAGDPDVPVAGTAVLLRDTARGVEVLMLERPGQGSFAGAWVFPGGKVEPGDAGDAGADDEEATARRAAARETREEVGLELPGESLSTVSRWDPPPGLPLRIRTWFFVADLRGEAAGEVDGLVLADGEVVRAEWLRPDEALAAHGRGELVLYPPTWVTLHDLADAASAEEAMQRTRMTGVRRFDTVARRGPEGPILLWEGDAEYDAPGAGVARHRLEIGSLPWRYLRR from the coding sequence GTGACCGGGTCGGCGACCCACGAGCCGGGGGCCTCCGCCGCGGCCGATCGGCTGGCCCGGGTGCTCGCCGACGCGGCGGGGCAGTCGCGCCCGCGCGCGGAGCGCGACGCCGGCGACCCCGATGTCCCTGTCGCCGGAACCGCGGTCCTGCTGCGCGACACGGCCCGCGGCGTGGAGGTGCTCATGCTCGAGCGCCCCGGTCAGGGATCCTTCGCCGGGGCGTGGGTGTTCCCCGGCGGCAAGGTCGAGCCCGGCGACGCCGGCGATGCGGGAGCGGACGACGAGGAAGCCACGGCTCGACGCGCTGCTGCGCGAGAGACCCGCGAGGAGGTGGGCCTCGAACTGCCAGGCGAGTCGCTGTCCACCGTGTCGCGATGGGACCCGCCTCCGGGCCTGCCGCTGCGAATCCGCACGTGGTTCTTCGTCGCCGATCTTCGGGGCGAGGCGGCCGGCGAGGTCGACGGCCTCGTCCTCGCCGACGGGGAGGTTGTGCGCGCCGAGTGGCTGCGTCCCGACGAGGCCCTCGCCGCGCACGGACGAGGGGAGCTCGTCCTGTACCCGCCCACCTGGGTGACCCTCCACGATCTCGCCGATGCGGCGAGCGCGGAGGAAGCGATGCAGAGAACGCGGATGACGGGGGTGCGTCGTTTCGACACCGTGGCCCGGCGGGGACCCGAGGGTCCGATCCTGCTCTGGGAGGGGGATGCGGAATACGACGCGCCCGGTGCGGGCGTCGCCCGTCATCGGCTGGAGATCGGCAGTCTTCCGTGGCGGTACCTGCGTCGCTAG
- a CDS encoding homoserine O-acetyltransferase produces MDWQTSEDTVPSAPVTEADARLLLGRPPVTGAWRDGDPAGARQFAAFGAFRTEGGTELPGIRIAFETWGELTPARDNAVLVLHALTGDSHVTGEAGPGHPTDGWWDDIVGPGKPVDTDRWFVVAPNMLGGCQGSTGPASIAPDGYEWASRFPYLTVRDQVAAQVRLADALGIDTWAAVIGGSMGGMHALEWAVSHPERVERMAVLSAPPVTTADQVALNSVQLEAIRIDPRFQGGEYYDAGDGDGPHRGLALARRMALLNYRSPTELNQRFQRSWQSGVSPLGHGGRFAVESYLDFHGNKFTRRFDANSYLTLVEAMNSHDIGRDRGGVESALERVTARALVLGIDSDRLFPVDGQHRIARGLRHNIDGDRAVELVSDFGHDGFLIETSPVGLHLERLLAT; encoded by the coding sequence ATGGACTGGCAGACCTCCGAAGACACGGTGCCGAGCGCACCGGTGACGGAGGCCGACGCGCGTCTGCTTCTCGGCCGCCCGCCCGTCACGGGCGCCTGGCGCGACGGCGACCCCGCCGGAGCACGCCAGTTCGCCGCCTTCGGCGCGTTCCGCACGGAGGGCGGAACAGAGCTCCCCGGCATCCGCATCGCCTTCGAGACCTGGGGCGAGCTCACACCGGCGCGCGACAACGCCGTGCTGGTCCTCCACGCCCTCACCGGCGACAGTCACGTCACCGGTGAGGCGGGCCCGGGGCACCCCACCGACGGCTGGTGGGACGACATCGTCGGGCCGGGCAAGCCCGTCGACACCGACCGCTGGTTCGTGGTCGCGCCGAACATGCTGGGCGGCTGTCAGGGCTCGACGGGACCGGCGAGCATCGCGCCCGACGGCTACGAGTGGGCATCCCGTTTCCCCTACCTCACCGTGCGCGATCAGGTCGCCGCCCAGGTGCGGCTCGCCGACGCGCTCGGGATCGACACCTGGGCAGCGGTCATCGGCGGCTCCATGGGCGGCATGCACGCGCTGGAATGGGCAGTCTCGCATCCGGAGCGCGTGGAACGGATGGCGGTGCTGTCGGCTCCCCCGGTCACGACCGCCGACCAGGTGGCCCTGAACTCGGTGCAGCTCGAGGCGATCCGGATCGATCCGCGCTTCCAGGGCGGGGAGTACTACGACGCCGGCGACGGCGACGGGCCCCACCGAGGGCTCGCGCTGGCACGACGGATGGCGCTGTTGAACTACCGCTCGCCGACCGAGTTGAATCAGCGCTTCCAGCGGTCATGGCAGTCGGGGGTCAGCCCCCTCGGCCACGGCGGGCGCTTCGCTGTGGAGAGCTATCTCGACTTCCACGGCAACAAGTTCACGCGTCGCTTCGACGCCAACAGCTACCTGACCCTCGTCGAGGCGATGAACTCGCACGACATCGGCCGCGACCGCGGCGGGGTCGAAAGCGCCCTGGAACGGGTGACGGCGCGCGCGCTCGTGCTCGGGATCGACAGCGACCGCCTCTTCCCCGTCGACGGGCAGCACCGCATCGCACGCGGACTCCGCCACAACATCGACGGCGACCGCGCGGTGGAGCTCGTCAGCGACTTCGGCCATGACGGGTTCCTCATCGAGACCTCACCGGTCGGGCTCCACCTGGAGCGCCTGCTCGCCACCTAG
- a CDS encoding uracil-DNA glycosylase, which translates to MARTLDDLAGAGLLDAGWAEALAPVASDIAALGERLRAETAGGGRYLPAGERVLRAFSQPLDDVKVLIVGQDPYPTPGHPIGLSFAVDPSVRPLPRSLANIYRELHDDLGIEPAAHGDLSAWSDQGVMLLNRVLTVRPGEPGSHRGWGWERVTEHAIRVLAARDEPLVAILWGRDAATLRPLLGDTPVVASAHPSPLSASRGFFGSRPFSRTNELLTAQGASAVDWRLPSAA; encoded by the coding sequence ATGGCGCGCACGCTCGACGACCTGGCCGGTGCGGGTCTGCTGGATGCCGGGTGGGCGGAAGCACTCGCGCCCGTCGCCTCCGACATCGCCGCCCTCGGCGAGCGGCTGCGGGCCGAGACCGCCGGGGGCGGCCGGTACCTCCCCGCCGGCGAGCGCGTGCTGCGCGCCTTCTCGCAGCCGCTCGACGACGTGAAGGTGCTCATCGTGGGGCAGGATCCCTACCCCACGCCGGGTCATCCGATCGGCCTTTCGTTCGCCGTCGATCCGAGCGTGCGGCCCCTGCCGCGGAGCCTGGCGAACATCTACCGCGAGCTGCACGACGACCTCGGTATCGAGCCCGCCGCCCACGGCGACCTGTCGGCATGGAGCGACCAGGGGGTGATGCTGCTGAACAGGGTGCTGACCGTCCGCCCTGGTGAGCCCGGCTCTCATCGCGGCTGGGGCTGGGAACGCGTCACCGAGCACGCGATCCGCGTGCTCGCCGCGCGCGACGAACCCCTCGTGGCGATTCTGTGGGGGAGGGATGCCGCGACCCTGCGTCCGCTCCTCGGTGACACCCCGGTCGTCGCCTCGGCGCACCCGTCGCCCCTCTCGGCCAGTCGGGGATTCTTCGGGTCGCGGCCCTTCTCGCGCACGAACGAACTCCTCACCGCGCAGGGCGCTTCGGCGGTCGACTGGCGCCTGCCCTCCGCCGCGTAG